A portion of the Krasilnikovia cinnamomea genome contains these proteins:
- the leuA gene encoding 2-isopropylmalate synthase, with amino-acid sequence MSSDVSDDPIARQRPSAMPFHRYRPYLNQFAVDLPDRRWPGRRIEAAPRWCAVDLRDGNQALIDPMSPERKRRMFQLLVQMGYKEIEVGFPAASQTDYDFVRQLIEQDLIPDDVTIQVLVQCREHLIDRTFDSLRGARRAIVHFYNSTSILQRRVVFGLDKDGITDIATSGARLCQKYAEIYTPDTEIFYEYSPESYTGTELDYALEICSKVIDVIDPTPARPLIINLPATVEMATPNVYADSIEWMHRNLPRRDSVVLSLHPHNDRGTGVAAAELGLLAGADRIEGCLFGNGERTGNVDLVTLGLNMFSQGIDPMINFSDIDEIKRAVEYCNQLPVHERHPYVGDLVYTSFSGSHQDAIKKGFGALQADADEAGKRVDDFEWGVPYLPIDPKDLGRNYEAVIRVNSQSGKGGVAYIMKEEHKLDLPRRLQIEFSGVVQHVTDVEGGEISPQQMWDIFAAEYLVDHQEFGIVGLERYSTATVDGKVEIDAEVMHRGARRALLGVGNGPIDAYVQALKPLDVQVRVLDYHEHALSSGGDAQAAAYVECEVGDTTVWGVGLDANIVTASIKALTSAVNRVR; translated from the coding sequence ATGTCGTCCGACGTCTCCGATGATCCGATCGCCCGGCAGCGCCCCAGCGCGATGCCGTTCCACCGCTATCGCCCGTACCTGAATCAGTTTGCCGTTGATCTGCCCGACCGCCGCTGGCCCGGCCGCCGGATCGAGGCCGCACCCCGCTGGTGTGCGGTGGACCTGCGCGACGGCAACCAGGCCCTGATCGACCCGATGTCGCCCGAGCGCAAGCGGCGCATGTTCCAGCTGCTGGTGCAGATGGGCTACAAGGAGATCGAGGTCGGCTTCCCGGCCGCCAGCCAGACCGACTACGACTTCGTCCGCCAGCTCATCGAGCAGGACCTGATCCCGGACGACGTGACCATCCAGGTCCTGGTGCAGTGCCGCGAGCACCTGATCGACCGGACGTTCGACTCGCTGCGCGGAGCCAGGCGCGCGATCGTGCACTTCTACAACTCCACGTCGATCCTCCAGCGCCGCGTGGTGTTCGGCCTGGACAAGGACGGGATCACGGACATCGCCACCAGCGGCGCCCGGCTGTGCCAGAAGTACGCGGAGATCTACACCCCGGACACGGAGATCTTCTACGAGTACTCCCCCGAGTCGTACACGGGCACCGAGCTGGACTACGCGCTGGAGATCTGCTCGAAGGTCATCGACGTCATCGACCCCACCCCGGCCCGGCCGCTGATCATCAACCTGCCCGCCACCGTCGAGATGGCCACCCCCAACGTGTACGCCGACTCGATCGAGTGGATGCACCGCAACCTGCCCCGCCGCGACAGCGTGGTGCTGAGCCTGCACCCGCACAACGACCGTGGCACCGGCGTGGCCGCCGCCGAGCTGGGCCTGCTGGCCGGCGCCGACCGGATCGAGGGCTGCCTGTTCGGCAACGGCGAGCGCACCGGCAACGTCGACCTGGTGACGCTGGGGCTGAACATGTTCTCCCAGGGCATCGACCCGATGATCAACTTCTCGGACATCGACGAGATCAAGCGCGCCGTCGAGTACTGCAACCAGCTCCCCGTCCACGAGCGCCACCCGTACGTGGGTGACCTGGTCTACACGTCGTTCTCCGGCTCGCACCAGGACGCCATCAAGAAGGGCTTCGGCGCCCTGCAGGCCGACGCGGACGAGGCCGGCAAGCGGGTGGACGACTTCGAGTGGGGCGTGCCGTATCTGCCGATCGACCCGAAGGACCTGGGCCGCAACTACGAGGCCGTCATCCGGGTGAACTCGCAGTCCGGCAAGGGCGGGGTGGCGTACATCATGAAGGAGGAGCACAAGCTCGACCTGCCGCGGCGGCTGCAGATCGAGTTCTCCGGCGTGGTGCAGCACGTCACCGACGTCGAGGGCGGCGAGATCTCCCCGCAGCAGATGTGGGACATCTTCGCGGCCGAGTACCTGGTCGACCACCAGGAGTTCGGCATCGTCGGGCTGGAGCGCTACTCGACCGCCACGGTGGACGGCAAGGTCGAGATCGATGCCGAGGTCATGCACCGCGGGGCGCGGCGGGCGCTGCTGGGCGTCGGCAACGGCCCGATCGATGCGTACGTGCAGGCGCTGAAGCCGCTGGACGTGCAGGTCCGCGTGCTCGACTACCACGAGCACGCGCTGTCCTCGGGTGGCGACGCCCAGGCCGCCGCGTACGTCGAGTGCGAGGTCGGCGACACCACGGTGTGGGGTGTCGGGCTGGACGCCAACATCGTCACCGCCTCGATCAAGGCGCTGACCAGCGCGGTCAACCGGGTCCGCTGA
- a CDS encoding HNH endonuclease family protein — protein sequence MPTSRASRSYDGRVSPRAVIPRAALSIATVALVIGAISGCTVTPGNPAAGDPDSTGRAPGTAKEAAQQLDALTVAAPGSMRGYSRAKFPHWQSTGANCDVRDSVLKRDGTNVKTSGCNVVGGSWTSVYDGKVIDTPAQVDIDHVVPLANAWRSGASAWSTPQREQFANDLDDPQLVAVSQGSNRAKGDQDPSTWKPPARENWCEYAQDWVAVKSHWKLTVTSAEKAALADMLETC from the coding sequence ATGCCGACCAGTCGGGCGTCGCGCTCATACGATGGCCGCGTGTCCCCCCGCGCCGTCATCCCCCGCGCTGCCCTCTCGATCGCCACCGTCGCCCTTGTCATCGGCGCCATCAGCGGCTGCACCGTCACGCCCGGCAATCCGGCCGCCGGTGATCCCGACTCGACCGGCCGCGCGCCCGGGACGGCGAAGGAAGCGGCGCAGCAGCTCGACGCGCTCACCGTGGCTGCCCCGGGCTCGATGCGCGGCTACAGCCGGGCAAAGTTCCCGCACTGGCAGTCGACCGGCGCCAACTGCGACGTCCGCGACTCGGTCCTCAAGCGCGACGGCACCAACGTCAAGACCTCGGGGTGCAACGTCGTCGGAGGCAGCTGGACCAGCGTGTACGACGGCAAGGTGATCGACACGCCGGCCCAGGTCGACATCGACCACGTCGTACCGTTGGCCAACGCGTGGCGCTCCGGCGCGTCCGCGTGGAGCACCCCGCAGCGGGAGCAGTTCGCGAACGACCTGGACGACCCGCAGCTCGTCGCGGTGTCGCAGGGCTCCAACCGGGCGAAGGGCGACCAGGATCCATCGACCTGGAAGCCTCCGGCCCGCGAGAACTGGTGCGAGTACGCGCAGGATTGGGTAGCGGTGAAGAGTCACTGGAAGCTGACCGTCACCTCGGCCGAGAAGGCCGCCCTAGCCGACATGCTGGAGACCTGCTGA
- a CDS encoding ABC transporter ATP-binding protein has translation MSENLLEVTGLQKHFPITKGLFKRQVGAVRAVDGIDLAVRAGETLGVVGESGCGKSTAGRLFTRILEPTGGRITFEGRDVSHLSTAALRPFRRDVQMIFQDPYSSLNPRHTVGSIISAPLQIQKIPTPQGTKKAVQELLELVGLNPEHYNRYPHEFSGGQRQRIGIARALALRPKLIVADEPVSALDVSIQAQVVNLLDDLQSEFDLTYVFIAHDLSVVRHISDRVAVMYLGKVVEIAERDALYASPRHPYTVALMSAVPVPDPSRRDRAQRNRVLLTGDVPSPINPPSGCRFRTRCWKAQEICATEEPPLVPRAGDPASHQTACHFPVVEGEAVQGRSPAGASA, from the coding sequence ATGAGCGAGAACCTGCTCGAAGTGACGGGCCTGCAGAAGCACTTCCCGATCACGAAGGGTCTGTTCAAGCGCCAGGTCGGCGCGGTGCGCGCGGTCGACGGCATCGACCTGGCCGTGCGCGCTGGCGAGACGCTGGGCGTGGTCGGCGAGTCCGGGTGCGGCAAGTCCACGGCGGGCCGGCTGTTCACCCGGATCCTGGAGCCCACGGGCGGCCGGATCACCTTCGAGGGCCGGGACGTCTCGCACCTGTCCACGGCCGCGCTGCGCCCGTTCCGCCGCGACGTGCAGATGATCTTCCAGGACCCGTACTCGTCGCTGAACCCGCGGCACACCGTCGGCTCGATCATCTCGGCGCCGCTGCAGATCCAGAAGATCCCGACGCCGCAGGGCACCAAGAAGGCCGTGCAGGAGCTGCTCGAACTCGTCGGCCTCAACCCGGAGCACTACAACCGGTACCCGCACGAGTTCTCCGGCGGCCAGCGCCAGCGCATCGGCATCGCCCGGGCGCTCGCGCTGCGGCCCAAGCTCATCGTCGCGGACGAGCCCGTCTCCGCCCTGGACGTGTCGATCCAGGCGCAGGTCGTCAACCTGCTCGACGACCTGCAGAGCGAGTTCGACCTCACGTACGTCTTCATCGCGCACGACCTGTCCGTGGTGCGGCACATCTCCGACCGGGTCGCGGTCATGTACCTGGGCAAGGTCGTGGAGATCGCCGAACGGGACGCCCTGTACGCGAGCCCGCGGCACCCGTACACGGTGGCCCTGATGTCTGCCGTGCCGGTGCCGGACCCGAGCCGCCGCGATCGCGCGCAGCGCAACCGGGTGCTGCTCACCGGCGACGTGCCGAGCCCGATCAACCCGCCGTCCGGCTGCCGGTTCCGGACCAGGTGCTGGAAGGCGCAGGAGATCTGCGCGACGGAGGAGCCGCCGCTGGTGCCCCGCGCGGGTGACCCGGCGTCGCACCAGACCGCCTGCCACTTCCCGGTGGTCGAGGGGGAGGCCGTGCAGGGGCGGAGCCCGGCGGGCGCCTCCGCCTGA
- a CDS encoding ABC transporter ATP-binding protein, giving the protein MSIDSLAGAARPAHQAGRPYLEIKDLMVRFETDDGIVKAVSDSSFAVDRGRTLGIVGESGSGKSVTSLAILGLHRTRSNAKVSGQIWLDNQELVTATDEQVRNLRGGKMSMIFQDPLSAMHPYFTVGSQIVEAYRVHNPKASKKEARTRAIDMLARVGIPQPERRFNDYAHQFSGGMRQRAMIAMALVNDPSLLIADEPTTALDVTVQAQILDLIRDLQEEFGSAVIMITHDLGVVAELADDVIVMYGGKIIERGPAHAVFEQPQHPYTWGLLGSMPRLDRDLRERLNPVKGSPPSLINLPSGCAFHPRCPYAGLNGDRSFTEVPVLRGGHHAAACHLSPEQRWELFQRDVAPNL; this is encoded by the coding sequence ATGTCGATCGACTCGCTGGCCGGCGCTGCCCGCCCGGCCCACCAGGCAGGCCGCCCGTACCTGGAGATCAAGGACCTGATGGTCCGGTTCGAGACCGACGACGGCATCGTCAAGGCCGTGTCGGATTCCTCGTTCGCCGTGGACCGCGGCCGCACCCTCGGCATCGTGGGCGAGTCCGGCTCCGGCAAGAGCGTCACGTCGCTGGCCATCCTCGGCCTGCACCGCACGCGCAGCAACGCCAAGGTGTCCGGCCAGATCTGGCTGGACAACCAGGAGCTGGTCACGGCCACCGACGAGCAGGTGCGCAACCTGCGCGGCGGCAAGATGTCGATGATCTTCCAGGATCCGCTGAGCGCGATGCACCCGTACTTCACGGTCGGGTCGCAGATCGTCGAGGCGTACCGGGTGCACAACCCCAAGGCCAGCAAGAAGGAGGCGCGTACCCGCGCCATCGACATGCTGGCCCGGGTCGGCATCCCGCAGCCCGAGCGGCGTTTCAACGACTACGCGCACCAGTTCTCCGGCGGTATGCGCCAGCGCGCGATGATCGCGATGGCGCTGGTCAACGACCCGTCGCTGCTCATCGCGGACGAGCCGACCACGGCCCTGGACGTGACTGTCCAGGCCCAGATCCTGGACCTCATCCGGGACCTGCAGGAGGAGTTCGGCTCCGCCGTCATCATGATCACCCACGACCTCGGGGTCGTGGCCGAGCTCGCCGACGACGTCATCGTCATGTACGGCGGGAAGATCATCGAGCGCGGTCCGGCGCACGCCGTCTTCGAGCAGCCGCAGCACCCGTACACGTGGGGTCTCCTCGGGTCGATGCCTCGCCTCGACCGTGACCTGCGTGAGCGCCTGAACCCGGTCAAGGGTTCGCCGCCCAGCCTGATCAACCTGCCCTCGGGCTGCGCCTTCCACCCGCGGTGCCCATACGCCGGGCTGAACGGCGACCGGTCGTTCACCGAGGTGCCGGTGCTGCGCGGCGGTCACCACGCGGCCGCGTGCCACCTGTCGCCGGAGCAGCGCTGGGAACTCTTCCAGCGCGACGTGGCGCCGAACCTGTGA
- a CDS encoding ABC transporter permease, protein MLAYIIRRLLNAVLTLLVVTLVTFGIFFMVPKITGSDPALLYIGKTADAVSVEGIRTKLGLADPVIVQYGKFLKGLVVGRDYANGPDVTHCPAPCMGYSFKTDEEVTPKLLGDLPVTISLAIGAAVIWLIMGVGAGVISALRKGSLLDRAVMSTALAGVSMPIYFTALLSSAIFVYWLEWLPNPAYTPFTENPVQWASGLILPWITLAFLFAATYARLTRANMLETLGEDYIRTARAKGLRERSVISKHALRSGLTPIITIFGLDLGALLGGAILTETAFNLHGIGLQALTAIRGNDLPIIIGVTLIAAFFIVIINLIVDLLYGVIDPRVRLS, encoded by the coding sequence GTGTTGGCATACATCATTCGGCGCCTCCTCAACGCCGTACTCACGTTGCTCGTGGTCACGCTGGTGACGTTCGGGATCTTCTTCATGGTCCCGAAGATCACCGGAAGCGACCCGGCGCTGCTCTACATCGGCAAGACCGCCGACGCGGTCTCCGTGGAGGGCATCCGGACCAAGCTGGGTCTGGCCGACCCCGTGATCGTGCAGTACGGCAAGTTCCTGAAGGGGCTCGTCGTGGGCCGCGACTACGCCAACGGCCCGGACGTCACACACTGCCCGGCACCGTGCATGGGGTACTCGTTCAAGACCGACGAGGAGGTCACCCCCAAGCTGCTCGGTGACCTCCCGGTCACCATCTCGCTGGCCATCGGCGCGGCCGTCATCTGGCTGATCATGGGAGTCGGCGCCGGTGTCATCTCGGCGCTGCGAAAAGGCAGCCTGCTGGACCGGGCGGTGATGTCCACCGCGCTGGCGGGCGTCTCGATGCCGATCTACTTCACCGCGCTGCTCTCCTCGGCCATCTTCGTGTACTGGCTGGAGTGGCTACCGAATCCGGCCTACACCCCGTTCACGGAGAATCCGGTGCAGTGGGCGTCCGGCCTGATCCTGCCGTGGATCACTCTGGCGTTCCTGTTCGCCGCGACCTACGCCCGGCTCACCCGTGCCAACATGCTGGAGACCCTGGGTGAGGACTACATCCGTACGGCGCGGGCCAAGGGCCTGCGGGAGCGCTCGGTGATCAGCAAGCACGCGCTGCGCTCGGGCCTCACCCCGATCATCACCATCTTCGGTCTGGACCTGGGTGCGCTGCTCGGCGGCGCCATCCTCACCGAGACCGCGTTCAACCTGCACGGGATCGGCCTGCAGGCGCTCACCGCGATCCGGGGCAACGACCTGCCGATCATCATCGGGGTCACCCTGATCGCCGCGTTCTTCATCGTCATCATCAACCTGATCGTGGACTTGCTCTACGGCGTCATCGACCCGCGCGTGCGGCTGAGCTGA
- a CDS encoding ABC transporter substrate-binding protein, producing the protein MGLTTAACGGGSSDKNGSTTTTGKTAYNAATTSVVNPGTAKGGTLELWSAQDADSWDPVRGYYAFVWNLNRLYTRKLMDYAGAVGKDGLKLQPDLAAAEPEISADKKTYTFKLKPGIKFDDGTPITSKDIKYGVERVFAQDVVPGGPVYLIDLLDPKHEYKGPYKDTDPNKLGLKSVETPDDSTIVFKLAKQFADFPYLLAMPGAGPVPQKRDTGAQYGKKPASSGPYMIESYDPGKSVKWVRNPNWDQSTDTIRKALPDAINLTITTNADDLDSRLIAGTADLDVGQTGVQAAARAKILQDPNLRANADTPITGFIRYAAIGQKVAPFDNVECRKAVMYAADPTALQAARGGPVAGGDIGTNMLPPNIGGADPSYDPYGRAQGKPQVDKAKAALQACGKPTGFNTVIAVRNNKPAEIKTAEALQASLKTVGINAKIDQYDGAQIASVVGSPDNAHKKGYGIMIAGWGADWPSGTGYLQALVDGRFILPNGNFNLPEINDPAINGLFDQAAQETDLTKAYGLYNQINTKVMEGAYYLPFVFDKALNYRNPRLTNVYVHDAFGMVDFQALGVSAGK; encoded by the coding sequence GTGGGTCTCACCACCGCCGCGTGCGGTGGCGGGTCCAGCGACAAGAACGGCAGCACCACCACCACCGGCAAGACTGCATACAACGCGGCCACGACCTCGGTCGTGAACCCGGGTACCGCCAAGGGCGGCACGCTCGAACTCTGGAGCGCCCAGGACGCCGACTCGTGGGACCCGGTCCGCGGGTACTACGCCTTCGTGTGGAACCTCAACCGGCTCTACACCCGCAAGCTCATGGACTACGCGGGCGCGGTGGGCAAGGACGGCCTGAAGCTCCAGCCCGACCTGGCCGCGGCCGAGCCGGAGATCAGCGCGGACAAGAAGACCTACACCTTCAAGCTGAAGCCGGGCATCAAGTTCGACGACGGCACGCCGATCACCTCCAAGGACATCAAGTACGGCGTGGAGCGCGTGTTCGCGCAGGACGTCGTCCCCGGTGGCCCGGTGTACCTGATCGACCTGCTCGACCCGAAGCACGAGTACAAGGGCCCGTACAAGGACACCGACCCGAACAAGCTGGGTCTGAAGTCCGTCGAGACGCCCGACGACTCGACGATCGTCTTCAAGCTGGCCAAGCAGTTCGCGGACTTCCCGTACCTGCTGGCCATGCCGGGCGCCGGCCCGGTGCCGCAGAAGCGGGACACCGGCGCGCAGTACGGCAAGAAGCCCGCCTCCTCCGGCCCGTACATGATCGAGTCGTACGACCCGGGCAAGAGCGTCAAGTGGGTCCGCAACCCCAACTGGGACCAGTCGACCGACACGATCCGCAAGGCTCTGCCGGACGCGATCAACCTGACGATCACCACCAACGCCGATGACCTGGACAGCCGCCTGATCGCCGGCACCGCGGACCTCGACGTCGGCCAGACCGGTGTGCAGGCCGCGGCCCGCGCGAAGATCCTGCAGGACCCGAACCTGCGGGCCAACGCGGACACCCCGATCACCGGCTTCATCCGGTACGCGGCGATCGGCCAGAAGGTCGCGCCGTTCGACAACGTCGAGTGCCGCAAGGCCGTCATGTACGCCGCCGACCCGACCGCGCTGCAGGCCGCGCGGGGTGGCCCGGTGGCCGGTGGCGACATCGGCACGAACATGCTGCCCCCGAACATCGGTGGCGCGGACCCGTCGTACGACCCGTACGGCCGGGCCCAGGGCAAGCCGCAGGTCGACAAGGCGAAGGCGGCCCTGCAGGCGTGTGGCAAGCCGACCGGGTTCAACACGGTCATCGCGGTCCGCAACAACAAGCCGGCCGAGATCAAGACCGCCGAGGCGCTGCAGGCGTCGCTCAAGACCGTCGGCATCAACGCCAAGATCGACCAGTACGACGGTGCCCAGATCGCGTCCGTCGTCGGCTCGCCCGACAACGCGCACAAGAAGGGCTACGGCATCATGATCGCCGGCTGGGGTGCCGACTGGCCCTCCGGTACCGGTTACCTGCAGGCGTTGGTCGACGGCCGGTTCATCCTGCCGAACGGCAACTTCAACCTGCCGGAGATCAACGACCCGGCGATCAACGGCCTGTTCGACCAGGCCGCGCAGGAGACCGACCTGACCAAGGCGTACGGCCTGTACAACCAGATCAACACCAAGGTCATGGAAGGCGCGTACTACCTGCCGTTCGTCTTCGACAAGGCGCTCAACTACCGCAACCCGCGGCTGACGAACGTCTACGTCCACGACGCCTTCGGCATGGTGGACTTCCAGGCCCTGGGCGTCAGCGCCGGCAAGTAG
- a CDS encoding ABC transporter permease: MSIGPEATTEQLTSSDGAAREPGEKAIAGRSLKQIAWRRLKKDKVAMAGGVVVVFLTFIAVIAPLLTKWFGHPIDEFHIDKIDPTFGTPIGPWGGISSDFLLGVEPTSGRDVFSRIVYGAQTSLSVAFLSAFFSTLLGVLFGLSAGYLGGWVDSAISRVMDFLLAFPQLLFAIALVSVLPDTMFGLGDRWSRVGILVVVIGFFGWPYIGRIVRGQTLSLREREFVEASKSLGARSPRILFKELLPNLAAPILVYTTLIIPTNILTEAALSFLGVGIPPPWPSWGGMLSDAIATYQSDPMYMIVPGMMIFITVLAFNLFGDGLRDALDPKAR; the protein is encoded by the coding sequence ATGTCGATCGGCCCAGAGGCGACCACCGAGCAGTTAACCTCCTCGGACGGCGCCGCGCGGGAGCCTGGCGAGAAGGCGATCGCGGGTCGTTCGCTCAAGCAGATCGCCTGGCGCCGGCTCAAGAAGGACAAGGTCGCGATGGCCGGCGGCGTCGTCGTGGTCTTCCTGACCTTCATCGCGGTGATCGCCCCGCTGCTGACCAAGTGGTTCGGCCACCCGATCGATGAGTTCCACATCGACAAGATCGACCCCACGTTCGGGACGCCGATCGGCCCGTGGGGCGGTATCAGCTCGGACTTCCTCCTCGGTGTCGAGCCGACGTCGGGCCGCGACGTGTTCAGCCGGATCGTGTACGGCGCGCAGACCTCCCTGTCGGTCGCCTTCCTCTCCGCCTTCTTCTCCACGCTGCTGGGCGTACTGTTCGGCCTGTCCGCGGGCTACCTCGGCGGCTGGGTCGACTCGGCGATCAGCCGGGTGATGGACTTCCTCCTCGCGTTCCCCCAGCTGCTGTTCGCGATCGCGCTGGTCTCGGTGCTGCCGGACACGATGTTCGGCCTGGGCGACCGCTGGTCGCGGGTCGGCATCCTCGTCGTGGTCATCGGCTTCTTCGGCTGGCCGTACATCGGCCGCATCGTCCGTGGGCAGACGCTGTCGCTGCGTGAGCGCGAGTTCGTCGAGGCGTCCAAGAGCCTCGGCGCCCGCTCGCCGCGGATCCTGTTCAAGGAGCTGCTGCCCAACCTGGCGGCGCCGATCCTCGTCTACACGACGCTGATCATCCCGACCAACATCCTGACCGAGGCCGCGCTGAGCTTCCTCGGCGTCGGTATCCCGCCGCCGTGGCCCTCCTGGGGCGGCATGCTGTCGGACGCGATCGCCACGTACCAGTCCGACCCGATGTACATGATCGTTCCGGGCATGATGATCTTCATTACCGTGCTGGCCTTCAACCTCTTCGGTGACGGCCTGCGCGATGCGCTCGACCCGAAGGCCCGGTGA
- the recR gene encoding recombination mediator RecR, with product MYEGAIQDLIDELGRLPGVGPKSAQRIAFHILSTDPADVNRLATALRKVKELVRFCTTCFNVAESEQCRICRDPRRTNEVLCVVEEPKDIVAIERTGEFRGRYHVLGGAINPLEGIGPDNLRIRELLARLGTGEVKELILATDPNTEGEATATYLALMVKPMGVAVSRLASGLPVGGDLEYADEITLGRAFEGRRAV from the coding sequence GTGTACGAAGGTGCCATCCAGGACCTGATCGACGAGCTGGGGCGGCTGCCGGGCGTGGGCCCGAAGAGCGCCCAGCGGATCGCTTTCCACATCTTGTCCACAGACCCGGCCGACGTGAACCGGCTGGCCACCGCGCTGCGCAAGGTCAAGGAGCTGGTCCGGTTCTGCACGACCTGCTTCAACGTGGCCGAGTCGGAGCAGTGCCGGATCTGCCGCGACCCGCGGCGCACCAATGAGGTGCTGTGCGTGGTCGAGGAACCCAAGGACATCGTGGCGATCGAGCGTACGGGCGAGTTCCGGGGGCGCTATCACGTTCTGGGCGGGGCCATCAATCCGCTGGAGGGGATCGGTCCGGACAACCTGCGCATCCGCGAGCTGCTGGCGCGGCTGGGCACGGGCGAGGTCAAGGAGTTGATCCTGGCCACCGACCCGAACACCGAGGGGGAGGCCACGGCGACGTACCTGGCGCTGATGGTCAAGCCGATGGGCGTCGCGGTGAGCCGGCTGGCCAGCGGCTTGCCGGTGGGCGGTGACTTGGAGTATGCGGATGAGATCACGCTGGGTCGTGCGTTCGAGGGCCGCCGGGCCGTCTGA
- a CDS encoding YbaB/EbfC family nucleoid-associated protein — MQQIMKQAQKMQQQVAQAQAELAAAELTGTAGGGLVTVTVTGLGEYKSVKIDPKAVDPEDLETLEDLVLAALHNAAEAQRELTEQKMGPATGGLGGLGLPGF, encoded by the coding sequence ATGCAGCAGATCATGAAGCAGGCCCAGAAGATGCAGCAGCAGGTCGCGCAGGCGCAGGCCGAGCTGGCTGCGGCCGAGCTGACCGGCACCGCGGGCGGTGGCCTGGTGACCGTGACGGTGACGGGGCTCGGCGAGTACAAGTCGGTCAAGATCGACCCGAAGGCGGTCGACCCGGAGGACTTGGAGACGCTGGAGGATCTGGTGCTCGCGGCCCTGCACAACGCCGCCGAGGCGCAGCGCGAGCTGACCGAGCAGAAGATGGGACCGGCCACGGGTGGTCTCGGCGGCCTGGGCCTGCCGGGGTTCTGA